AAAACCCAGTGTTGATGTGCTCCTTTCTGCTACAGGGCAGCTAACCAATTGCCCTATTGACTTAGATTATCTCCATAGACATAAAGTCATGAAGTGGAGAGAGCAGAACTTAGCTGCCCTGACAAATTTACTCTTGGACACAAGGACATGCTTCACATAAATAGTTGGCAGTAAAAGACAATGAatccaggagagtgaaaactgcCTTCCGACATAATAAGGGACTGACATTGTTCCTGATTTGAATGCCCtgtaaaaacatgaaataattttcCTGGACTTAGAACACATTGTTAGAATATTGactaaaatttacatttacaCAGATTTTTTTTGAGCCAGTGTTAGCCACTGTGATAAGACTTGGTCACATACTTAGAACAATAGTAATACcgcatttctaaaaataaatgtagtatactcaaaacttaatatttttgttactCATATTCAATTCAAAACAAAGttactattattaaaataaaatctttgtcaTGTAAGGCAGTGAAGGACACACAGACATTCTGTAAACCACCAGGCCTGTCTATGGTCAAATGCAAGAAACTAATAAGAAACATCGAGGCTAATACCTATTTCAAAGTCCTTACATTTCTGATTGCTTAAGCAAGGTTTTCTGCAAAGTCAATTGACCAAATGTCTTCAGATTCCTTTGTTTACTAATGCATGGGTAAGGGCATGGGAAATGAGAAGAATTTCCCATTCCTGTTTTTGTAACAGTATTGGTTAGTAGAAGCACTATCATACTCCTGTATTTACTGTAGGCCTTTGAAGATATATGGGTTTTCTTTAACCTCTGAAGGTAGCATAAGAGAATATACATATTGAGTCAAGAATACCCTGTGGTATCTGTCTTTTTCTATAGTGATTTTGAAGAGTCTCTTCTTTACATATACAGATTGCTTGTgaccttttttcttcctctgtctcccctcaTTCTGGACAAAAGATAGACTCATCCCTGAGGAGAAATGCATTATTTGTTATGTATTAAAAGTCCTGGGAGATGGGTGTAAGGATATGAGTAAAGTTCTCGTTTTAATATTACAAGACTGTACATGTGACTTTCATTACCCTTATACCATCTCTGGGCAATGTTTCATAATCTAAACCACTACCTAGTTCAGGTGTGCTACCTCTCACTGATCTAGCACTGTGATTTCTAGATGATCCACTCCACAATTAGAAAATGTTAGGAgtgggctagagaggtgactcagtggttaagagcactgagtgctcttccagaggtcctgagttcaattcccagcaaccatgtggtggctcataaccgtcTGTGATGGaacccaaagccctcttctggtgtgtctgaagacagctacagtgtacttacataaaacacatctttaaagaaaatgttaatagtATACAAAATATGTGCAAGGTGAAGGTCATTCAAAGGCATAAGGAGAAAGTACCAATGAAGCAAATATAGAAACCATAGAAGAGACAGCCCAATCATACTTTGTATTCCAGTAAAACATGTAATTATGAGATTTTTGTGAAGAGACAGAAAGCGAGTAGTTGTGTGGTTCCTTGCTTTTGTAGCTCTGATGTCTTAGCATAGATCTGCAGTAAGAGAGGCagactcttctctctgtctccttcctcttgtGAGATTTCTTCTGATCTTCAGCTTTGTGAGAAAGCTTATAATCAATGGATATGGCTAGCACTGGTACCAACAAAACAGATCTTCAATCCATGAATTCCTATGTATTCATTAGGAATCTCAACACTCTGGTGGTCAAGAAGTCTGATGTGGAGGCCATCTTATCAAAGTATGGCAAAATTGTTGTGCATAAGAGCTTTGCCTTTGTCCAGTATGTTAATGAAAGAAATGCCCGAGCTGTAGTAGGTAGAGAGCATGGCAGAATGATCGCTGTCAAGGTTTGAGATCTTAACATGGCTTCAGAGCCAACGTGAACTGAGGAAAAGCAGGTGTGAAATGACCTGCAGCAGAGATGTACAGTTCCTCACTTGACTTGGACTATGACTTTCGATGGGATTATTATGACAGGATGTACAATTATCCAACTcatgtttctcttcctcctatcGCTTGAGCTGTGGTGCCTCCCAAACGACAGCTTGTGTTGGGGAACACCTCACGAAGGAGCAAAACCAGTTTCAATTCGAAGAATGGACAACGGGGATCTTCTTCCAAGTCTGGAAAGTTGCATAGTGATGACTTTCAGGCCATTACAAAGGAGCTGACTCAGATAAAACAAAAAGCGGATTCCCTGctggaaaggctggaaaaaaattgaaaaagaacaaagcaaacaagccGAGATGAAGAATGAAAGGAGAGCAGAGCAGCACCTCTGTGAAGAAAGATGAGACTAAAGTGAAGTTGGAGTTTGTGGCAGGTGTAGATGACTCTGCGGACCGGCTGACCTGCGCGATGATGACGATAATGAAGATCTGGGTGTGAGGAGTAGGTGACCAGCTGGAGTTGAAGGATGATGAAAAAGAGCCCGAGGAAGGAGAAGATGACAGAGACAGCGCCAAAGGGGAGGATGACTCTTTAGCACATAGTGTAGCTTAGACATGTCATCCATTATTCGTTTACGCAGGCGCTTAGGAGAGATCAAAATAACACCAGATCATGTCTCCTATTATGTTCTGTACATTCTCACTACTCTCCCTCCTTATTCTTCTTATGTTTGTTAATTCATAATTGCCCAGTGCCTAGTTCCATTTTCACTTCCTTTGATGCTCCTTAGTAGTAGTAGTTggaagttttgttttaattttgataccTCTTTGTATTAACAATAAAAAGTTGTATGGTGCGGTTCGCATTAAATTCTCGCgcgaagggttggggatttagctcagtggtagagcgcttgcctagcaagtgcaaggccctgggttcagtccccagctccggaaaaaagaaaaaaaaaaattctcgcGCGAGTTGTACTTCTGCCCTTTTGGCTCTCAGAGCGGCACCATGGCGGTCGGGAAGAACAAGTGCCTGACAAAAGGTGGCAAGAAGGGAGCCAAGAAGAAAGTGGTTGATCcattttctaagaaagactgGTATGATGGGAAAGCTCCAGCAATGTTCAATATTAGGAACATCGGGAAAACACTAGTTGCAAGGACTCAAGGAACCAAAATGGCATCTGATGGCCTCAAGGGTCGTGTGTTTGAAGTGGGCCTTGCAGATCTACAGAATGATGAAGTTGCATTTAGAAAGTTCAAGCTAATTACTGAGGATGTTCAGGGCAAAAACTGTCTGACTAACTTCCATGGCATGGATCTTACCCGGGACAAAATGTGCTCCATGGTCAAAAAGTGGCAGACCAGGATTGAAGCTCATGTTGATGTGAAGACGACCGATGGGTATTTGCTCCGGCTTCTCTGTGTTGGTTTCACTAAAAAACCTACCAACCAGATTAGAAAGACATCCTATGCGCAGCACCAGCAGGTCCACAAGATCCGCAAGAAGATGATGGAGATCATGACCCGAGAAGTGCAGACAAATGACTTGAAGGAAGTAGTTAATAAACTAATTCCAGACAGCATTGGGAAAGACATAGAGAAGGCTTGCCAGTCCATCTATCCTCTCCGTGACGTTCTTTTGTTAGGAAAGTCAAAATGCTGAAGAAACCCAAGTTTGAATTGGAAAAACTCATGGAGCTCCATGGTGAAGGCGGTagttctggcaaaacaactagtGACGAGACAGGTGCTAaggttgaaggagctgatggcTATGAACCACCAGTCCAAGAATCCGTTTAAAATCCAGATTTTTAATAGCGACAAATAAAAAGTcctatttgtgaaaaaaaaagttgtatggTTTTTATtaactgtctccaaaataaaaaaaatgtaatcatgaAAATTCCATATCTATTGGAGGAAGATAATACCATCCAAGCTTCTCTGCTGGTGTACAGTAAATTCCACTAGAGCATGTCAACCAAAACCAGTAAACTTATTTACAATTAATAAGTGCACCCagtaaaaatagacaaatatGCACAATAGACACTTACTTCTTCCTTTCAGTGTTGGGAACTCATCTGCCTTGAACCTGTGCAGACCCCACAAATGCTGCCACAGCTCTGAGTTCATCTGTATATCAgtcctgtatgtatgtctgtaagaCACTGACTTACGTTGTTGCtatggttatttgtttgtttcctttctttttgtacttCCACCCTTAAACAAGAAGCTAACTTCATCTGACATGTACTTGTTTTCTCTAAGGGTGTCCCATTGGGTATATTAACTACACGTAAGGCTAGGCCCAAGCCCAGTAGCAGATGGCCAGTACAAAATGaattctctgattttattttgttgacattttgtagatttttgtagactttttttggtctcatattgctttgtttgaacATCCATTGTCTTACTTGTCTTTTACTTTTGCTATGTATTGCTGTttccaattgtgtgtgtgtgtgtgtgtgtgtgttttgtagtCATGTGTATAATGtttaagtgtgtacatgtgtaaggaACTAAAGAAcacacttattttcttttttctggactGAGGCTCACATCTATCATGTCAGTTATGGTCTCCTCTAACCAAGTACTGGCTTTAGTCCCCACAGGCCATCAAAATTCATACTCAAACAAGAAGAGTTCATAACACTTCTGGTAATCAGTTCATTCTCAACTGGACATATCATTCACTTTTATAGCTTTGTATTTtggattttgtaatttttaatcaATTCGGACTGCACTAACTTCCATACTTTACTGAGAATTTAACTCTTGtatacattttcaattttatcaGCCTGACTCTGTTTACAGCACCTTCATTATTTAATCTTTATACTGTTTAATGttgtatgaatttttttctgattaatcTTATCACAGGCATATCTGTTTGCTGGTAATGACTACAGGTTTTCTTGAATGTCTTGCTTTCCTTATTTTCTGTTAtccttatttctcttctttcttttttttagactTTATTGTTATGTTTTTAACAATATGTTACTTTATTCCTCATTTTAACATTATTCTTCTGTGGCATTGAGGTTCCTTGAGCTTTAATTGGCTCTGCTTATGTTGGGAGCCTGCCTCTGTCTATTGTGTCCTTCAGTGATATTGTTGTGTGGGAGGTATGGATTTGAACTTCTGTCTATATCCCATCACActctttgctttctgtattttttattatattctgaAAAATGCACAATTCTCAGCTACAATGTTTTCAAatgttctgttgtgtgtgtgtgtgtgtgtgtgtgtgtgtgtgtgtgtgtgtgtacatgcacgcgCATTTCCCCCAACCCAGGACCTATGTCACAGGccttctccttctaccttgttcttataatttccattttcctttcatgtgATCTTGTTCATGTTGCATTCTAAGTAATCtatgaacacattttattttcttaattctgtACCTGATAATTTCAGAATCTATGTCTGTGTAATTTATAAacatatagatttttttccaacTCTCAGTAATTTTTTTGTCACAATGCAGTTTTTAATTCTATGAGTGAGAACTGTATTGACCATATTCAATTTAAAACTCCTTGCtcatgataaataaaacaaatgtggaAGCCATTTGATTTAccagtcttttattttcattcttggtCAGTTATCAGGACAAAACTGCAAAAACACTTAGAAAGGATGCAGGACATAACATTCCTGAGATGAACCATGAAGCAAGGTGCTGAGATTGTAGGTCAATCAATTCAGTTTTGTGACAATATGCTTATGTATTTGACTATCAATGTCAAAtcatatatttatgttatataggAATACTGGCAGCCTATGGTCTTTTCCTCATTTCATTTAATCATTTGGgaattttgatatattttgatatattttgattatagaCCTCCTTCACCAGCTgcatgagggaggagagagagagagagagaaacagagagagagagagagagagagagagagagagagagagagagagagagagaatcttcagATTTTTCACAAGACTGCGGCTGCTGTGTATGGCATGGTAAGCCTATATTAGTTTATTTTCAGCAGGCTTTGGTCAGCTGTCAACGTGTTTGCAAAGTGAGCACTGCGAGGTACTCTGCTTTCTGAAAAGATGGCTGGTCTttgcagttgttttgttttttctcacttAGCAATCTCGCTTTAGAGCACCTGTGTCCAATCACACCTCCCAGGGAAGGTGTGATCTTTAGATAGCTCTCCCATCTACTCATAGGCACACCTAGACTATTTAAAACTTATGTAGGAGTTTTCACTTGTCCTGATACCTTCTCTCATTTTTGCCTTAAGGATTGTCAGGAATGCTTGTGGCATTTGTGAGTCAAGTCATGAATGCATTGTCAACTAATTGAAGTTGCACAGGGTacacatttttgttctttgtttttgttgcagcAGTCATTACAGAAGAAATTTCCAAATGGAAGAATATTCAATTCATGCAGTAAAAAATGgcatagaaataatattttaaatttggctACAATGTTGGTTAACAGAACACAATTTGAATATTTGTCTTTGGAAGTCTGATACTAttgtgaaattttaaattttctaaggcATCAGGTGTTCCCATTATTGTGGTGTGGGCGGGACCTAAACACAGAATGTCAGTCCATGTCAATGGTTTGAAAATTAGTATTCAAATAGAGTAAAATTTAGTGAGAAAAAATGGTACAACTCTTACactatttgactttatttttaaaaagactatggAGTTGCACCAAAATGGCTGGTAATTTTGATAACACTATTAAAATAGGCATTTTTATTGGTTGGGTATTTTGGGTCAGGCACTAGTTTTAGAAACTGGGTTCAGTTCATctgaataaaaacagaacaaatttaTGCCTGAGATTTTTGGTATCCTTGGCCTGGTGCTTGCTTGAATTATGCCAAATCCAGGGACTCTAAAGATGTCTACAATCTATAACCTCTAAGCTATTTCCACTTGCTATccacttacaaagaaaaaaaattatgtttctcCAGTGAATTTCACTGGGAATATTATCTATGCTTGAAGGTACATCCCACATTCAGCCACGAAGTCAACACAAATGAACTCAACAGTATTTCTTTAGACTTATTTTCACATATTGCTTGGGCTTATTTAgtcttactggtcttttgcttgcATGCCATTGCTTCTGACTTTGTGTTTCATAGGCTtttgtgtgtaagtttgtgtctTTGTATTTCCCATGCTTTaacttcaatattttctttttattagggtttggttgcttttcttttcatctgcttcttttctaaagagagaaagaataaacgGTGTGGACTTGGGTGGGTGACTAggtggggaagatctgggagaaTATGGGGGAGGCAAAATCTTGATCAGAATATATCGtttgaaaactgattttttttaatttttaaaaattttgtttacctttgttttatgtgcattggtattttgcccaCACATACCTGTGTCTATGTGAGAGTGTCAGTTTTTGGAATTGCAGTAAGTTATGAActgccatatggttgctgggatttgaacctgggtcctccagaagagcagtcagtaccctTAGCCCAAAAacagtttcaaaaacaaatgcAGATAAAAAGTCTTTTTGCAAATTATTGTCATTCCAAGTTGTTGGTAGATAATTTTGTTCCTCTGACACCCATACATGAAGATTTCCTATTTATATTgttcacacattttaaataaacttagATGAAGTACCAATGCAGttggatacatacatatatatatatatgtatatatatatatatatattctactacATATATAGAACATCAGACCATGAATGAGAAACATAGAATGTTTGCTTATGTTAATAAAATGTctgtaaaaaaatttaaacatgataTTAGTGGAGACATATTTCTGTATGCTGAATATAATGTGATCTTGGGAAAAGATGAGCATTGCCACTTCAAATATATGTAGAGTCTCTGAAATGAGttctgttttattacattttaaaatgaatcgagcatagaaaaaaattacacagaCTGGGTGGCtttggtggtttttatttttagcttcagGCAGGAAAACCAAAAACTTGTAGgccattttaaatgtaaacaaagtATCATTGTGGTGTCAATAGGTAAGTATGTATTTGGTGAAGCTGTGAATGTCTGAACTTTCTGGGTGTGAGATGCTGAATCAGCTAGTTTTCTGCCTCTGCGATGAAATATTGTCAGCAATGTAACTTATGAAAGAGagtgcatttttaatttaatttactttttttccctaTACTTTAtcttacatcctgctcactgaccTCTTCCCaatcaccccctcccacacccacattctttctcccatatcccctccccttctgagtgggtggggcccCACTGGGTATTCACTGACCTGGCACTTCAGGTCTCTGCAAGGTTAGGCTAGAAGAGTGTATTTTATACTTACCCCAGCAAGTCTACCCCACCCAAACCTCTCCACACAGTGGTACCATGTTCAAATGATGGAGAATATGAAGGAAATCTTATTCAAGCCACCAGATATGatgtttacttaatttttattaaggaaacataaaataatattaaattttattttacttataaacaAGAATACTAAAAGATGGCTTGACCTCTAGTGATATATTCTCTTCTTaagatatgaataaaatatttttgggaGTTTGACTGAAGCAAATTGATTAGCTATGGGAGAAACATGATCTTAGAGTACTTGATAATCAACTCCAGAGTAATGATATGTTCTTGATTTAGGAAACTATATGAGAACTTGAGTTTAGTCTAAAGATTATTAATATCCCATAACATTCAGAGGTTCTGTCAAGCTTGCAgacaaaagaggaaacagaaagttcAAGGGACATGTTAGTTATTTGATACTTGCTTTCTAAATCTGTAAGTATCATCTCAAAATGGCTGATTCTAATATTCTAAAATGTTATAGATGAAGTTCTTCCTACTAATGAACACCTCAATATCTTTTGAACTGACATTTGAGTAGGAGGTGTTGAGCTTCTGCCTTATGTGTTGATTTGGCTATGATATTTCCACattgtggtttctttgtttttgttttggtttttttcctttgtcatatCCCTATTTTGGGCAATCACCAACCTTGTGGGGACCAGTGTAAAAACATATTATGCATGCACTTCTGTATCTTCCTTCAGCTTTTTGTACCTCAACCCAGCATGGCCCTATGCACACAGAGACTGTTATGCATGTGAATACAGTTAAGgatgtttgtttaaattttaaatggttATATTATCTGGCTTTTAAGTGGAAACTATTTAAGATACTTCTTTGATTATACATACTGTTTATTTCTAagatattgtgttttataaaaaagaaaaaggaaggccaGGGATGTGTTTGGTAGGATGAGGTATGGTATGGTGAAAAgagtgcctctgtgggcccatacTGGGGCGTCACTTCCCActgaggtaccaggcacacagtGGGTATAGTATGGAATAAAGCTTATGtatggcatggggaggggagttgagagggagagagagaaagagacagagaaagacagacagacagagagagagagagagagagagagagagagagagagagagagagaggtgttggggaagagagaagaggagtagaggccttGTGGGGGtgagatgggaagagaagggacagagggggaagaTAGGGAAGGGAGGATAAAAGGAAGAGGctaaggagggggcaagcagcttCTTTTACAGCTAactcaggcatacctggctgttgccaggta
This is a stretch of genomic DNA from Rattus rattus isolate New Zealand chromosome 10, Rrattus_CSIRO_v1, whole genome shotgun sequence. It encodes these proteins:
- the LOC116911126 gene encoding LOW QUALITY PROTEIN: 40S ribosomal protein S3a-like (The sequence of the model RefSeq protein was modified relative to this genomic sequence to represent the inferred CDS: deleted 2 bases in 1 codon) → MAVGKNKCLTKGGKKGAKKKVVDPFSKKDWYDGKAPAMFNIRNIGKTLVARTQGTKMASDGLKGRVFEVGLADLQNDEVAFRKFKLITEDVQGKNCLTNFHGMDLTRDKMCSMVKKWQTRIEAHVDVKTTDGYLLRLLCVGFTKKPTNQIRKTSYAQHQQVHKIRKKMMEIMTREVQTNDLKEVVNKLIPDSIGKDIEKACQSIYPLRDVFVRKVKMLKKPKFELEKLMELHGEGGSSGKTTSDETGAKVEGADGYEPPVQESV